A genomic region of Tamandua tetradactyla isolate mTamTet1 chromosome 2, mTamTet1.pri, whole genome shotgun sequence contains the following coding sequences:
- the TLR5 gene encoding toll-like receptor 5: protein MGDHLELLLGVVLVANPVFAISSCSFDHLMALYHFCNLTQVPPVPNTTRSLLLSFNYIRTVTASSFPFLEQLQLLELGAQFTPLTIDKEAFRNLPNLRILDLGKNQIDFLHPDAFQRLPHLSELRLFSCGLSDAVLKDGYFRNLESLTRLDLSINQIHSLSLHPSFQELNSLKSIDFSLNHIPIVCESELKPLQGKMLSFFSLAANNLYSTVSVDWGKCMNPFRNMVLETLDISSNGWTVEITRNFSNAINGSETLSLVLAHHIMGSGFGFHNIKDPDQSTFAGLARSSVIHLDLSHGFIFSLNFHLFEALKELKVLDLAHNKINKIAKEAFFGLNNLQVLNLSSNLLGELYNSDFYGLPMVAYIDLQKNHIGIIQDKTFRSLEKLITLDLRDNALKTISFIPSIRDIFLGGNKLATLPDTSDLTANFIQLSENRLENLDNLYFLFQVPHLQILILSQNRFSYCYQSHTPSENLSLERLFLGENMLQLAWEAGSCWDVFKGLSHLQILYLNNNYLNILPPGVFSDLTALKGLNLRSNRLTVLHPGDLPANLEILDISRNQLLTPDPNVFASLTTVDITHNKFICECELSTFINWLNQTNVTLFGSPADIYCMYPDSLFMVSLYSVSTEGCDEEEALKSLKFSLFILFTVTLILFLLVTLIVTKFRGVCFICYKKAQRLVFKDHPQETDPDMYKYDAYLCFSCKDFEWVQSAFLKHLDIQYSDQNRFNLCFEERDFVPGENHIVNIQAAVWSSRKIVCLVSRHFLRDGWCLEAFSYAQSRCLSDLSSVLIVVVVGSLSQYQLMRHQPIRGFVQKQQYLRWPEDLQDVGWFLNKLSQHILKKEKGKKKDNVIQLQTIAKTC, encoded by the coding sequence ATGGGAGACCATCTTGAACTTCTTTTAGGAGTGGTGCTCGTAGCCAATCCTGTGTTTGCAATTTCTTCCTGCTCCTTCGATCATCTGATGGCCTTATATCATTTCTGCAACCTCACCCAGGTCCCTCCGGTTCCCAACACCACTAGGAGCCTCCTGCTAAGCTTCAACTACATCAGGACAGTCACTGCCTCGTCATTCCCCTTCCTGGAGCAGCTGCAGCTTCTGGAGCTTGGGGCCCAGTTTACCCCCTTGACTATAGACAAAGAGGCCTTCAGAAACCTGCCCAATCTTAGAATCTTGGATCTGGGCAAAAATCAGATAGACTTCTTGCATCCAGATGCTTTTCAGAGACTACCCCATCTTTCTGAACTTAGGCTGTTTTCCTGTGGTCTTTCTGATGCTGTATTAAAAGATGGATATTTCAGAAATTTAGAGTCTTTAACTCGCCTGGACCTATCCATTAATCAGATTCACAGCCTTTCCCTTCATCCTTCATTCCAGGAATTGAATTCCTTGAAGTCCATAGACTTTTCCCTCAACCACATACCAATTGTATGTGAGAGTGAGCTCAAGCCCCTCCAAGGGAAAATGCTCTCCTTTTTTAGCCTTGCAGCTAATAACCTGTATAGCACAGTCTCAGTGGACTGGGGAAAGTGCATGAACCCATTCAGAAACATGGTCCTGGAAACCCTAGATATTTCTAGCAATGGCTGGACAGTGGAGATCACGAGAAACTTTAGCAATGCCATCAATGGTAGTGAGACTCTCAGTTTGGTTCTTGCCCACCACATTATGGGCTCTGGGTTCGGCTTCCATAACATCAAAGATCCTGATCAGAGCACATTTGCTGGTCTGGCCAGGAGCTCGGTGATACACTTGGACCTCTCACATGGATTTATCTTCTCCCTGAACTTCCATCTCTTTGAGGCCCTAAAGGAGTTGAAAGTTCTGGATCTTGCCCACAACAAGATAAACAAGATTGCAAAAGAAGCATTTTTTGGACTCAACAACCTCCAAGTTCTTAATCTGTCTTCTAACCTTCTGGGGGAACTTTACAACTCTGATTTCTATGGGCTACCTATGGTAGCCTATATTGATCTGCAAAAGAATCACATTGGGATAATTCAGGACAAAACATTCAGATCCCTGGAAAAATTAATTACACTGGACCTCCGGGATAATGCTCTTAAAACAATTTCCTTTATTCCAAGCATACGTGACATCTTCTTGGGTGGCAATAAACTGGCAACTCTGCCAGACACCAGCGACCTAACGGCCAACTTCATCCAGTTATCAGAGAACAGGCTGGAAAATCTGGATAATCTCTACTTCCTTTTCCAGGTTCCTCATCTCCAGATTCTCATTTTAAGTCAAAATCGCTTCTCCTACTGTTACCAAAGTCACACCCCTTCAGAGAATCTCAGCTTAGAACGACTTTTCCTTGGAGAAAATATGTTGCAACTTGCCTGGGAAGCTGGGTCCTGTTGGGATGTTTTTAAGGGGCTATCCCATCTCCAAATTCTGTATTTGAATAATAACTACCTCAATATCCTTCCACCAGGAGTATTTAGTGATCTGACTGCATTAAAGGGACTCAACCTCCGCTCCAACAGGCTGACGGTTCTTCATCCTGGCGATTTACCTGCCAATTTAGAGATCTTAGACATATCCAGAAACCAGCTCCTAACTCCCGATCCTAATGTATTTGCGTCACTCACCACTGTGGACATAACTCATAACAAGTTCATCTGTGAGTGTGAGCTTAGCACTTTTATCAATTGGCTCAATCAAACGAATGTGACTCTATTTGGGTCTCCTGCAGATATATACTGCATGTACCCTGACTCACTCTTTATGGTTTCCCTCTACTCTGTTTCCACGGAGGGTTGTGATGAAGAAGAAGCTTTAAAGTCCCTAAAGTTTTCCCTTTTCATCTTATTCACTGTCACTTTGATTCTTTTCCTCCTAGTCACCCTCATAGTCACGAAGTTCCGGGGAGTTTGTTTCATCTGTTATAAGAAAGCTCAAAGATTGGTGTTCAAGGACCATCCCCAGGAAACAGATCCTGATATGTACAAATATGATGCCTATTTGTGCTTCAGCTGCAAAGACTTTGAATGGGTGCAGAGTGCTTTCCTCAAACACCTGGACATTCAGTACAGCGACCAAAACAGATTTAACCTTTGCTTTGAAGAGAGGGACTTTGTCCCGGGGGAAAATCACATCGTCAACATCCAGGCTGCCGTCTGGAGCAGCAGGAAGATCGTTTGCCTCGTGAGCAGACACTTCCTCAGAGATGGCTGGTGCCTCGAAGCCTTCAGTTACGCCCAAAGCAGGTGCTTATCTGACCTCAGCAGCGTCCTTATTGTGGTCGTGGTCGGGTCCCTCTCCCAATACCAGCTGATGAGACACCAGCCCATCAGAGGATTCGTGCAGAAGCAGCAGTACTTGAGGTGGCCTGAAGATCTCCAGGATGTTGGCTGGTTTCTCAATAAGCTCTCTCAACACatactaaagaaagaaaagggaaaaaagaaagacaatgtcATTCAGTTGCAAACTATAGCAAAAACCTGCTAG